The Panthera tigris isolate Pti1 chromosome F3, P.tigris_Pti1_mat1.1, whole genome shotgun sequence genome includes a window with the following:
- the RAB29 gene encoding ras-related protein Rab-7L1 isoform X1, with the protein MGGRDHLFKVLVVGDAAVGKTSLVQRYSQDSFNKHYKSTVGVDFALKVLQWSDSEVVRLQLWDIAGQERFTSMTRLYYRDASACVIMFDVTNATTFTNSQRWKQDLDSKLTLPNGEPVPCLLLANKCDLSPWAVSRDQVDRFSKENGFTGWTETSVKENKNINEAMRVLIEKMMSNSREDMSLSTQGDYINLQTKPSSSWACC; encoded by the exons ATGGGCGGACGCGATCACCTGTTCAAAGTGCTGGTGGTGGGGGACGCCGCGGTGGGCAAGACGTCCCTGGTGCAGCGATACTCCCAGGACAGCTTCAACAAACATTACAAGTCCACGGTGGGAG TGGATTTTGCTCTGAAGGTTCTCCAGTGGTCTGACTCAGAGGTGGTGCGGCTCCAGCTGTGGGATATTGCAG gGCAGGAGCGCTTCACCTCCATGACACGACTATACTATCGGGATGCCTCCGCCTGTGTTATTATGTTCGATGTCACCAACGCCACAACCTTCACCAACAGCCAGAGATGGAAACAGGACTTGGACAGCAAGCTCACGCTGCCTAATGGAGAGCCCGTGCCCTGCCTGCTCTTGGCCAACAAA TGTGACCTGTCCCCCTGGGCGGTGAGCCGAGACCAAGTTGACCGGTTCAGTAAAGAGAATGGTTTCACAGGTTGGACAGAAACATCGGTCAAGGAGAACAAAAATATTAACGAGGCCATGAG agtcctCATTGAAAAGATGATGAGCAATTCCAGAGAAGATATGTCTTTGTCCACCCAAGGGGACTACATCAATCTGCAGACCAAGCCCTCCTCCAGCTGGGCGTGCTGCTAG
- the RAB29 gene encoding ras-related protein Rab-7L1 isoform X2 yields the protein MGGRDHLFKVLVVGDAAVGKTSLVQRYSQDSFNKHYKSTVGGQERFTSMTRLYYRDASACVIMFDVTNATTFTNSQRWKQDLDSKLTLPNGEPVPCLLLANKCDLSPWAVSRDQVDRFSKENGFTGWTETSVKENKNINEAMRVLIEKMMSNSREDMSLSTQGDYINLQTKPSSSWACC from the exons ATGGGCGGACGCGATCACCTGTTCAAAGTGCTGGTGGTGGGGGACGCCGCGGTGGGCAAGACGTCCCTGGTGCAGCGATACTCCCAGGACAGCTTCAACAAACATTACAAGTCCACGGTGGGAG gGCAGGAGCGCTTCACCTCCATGACACGACTATACTATCGGGATGCCTCCGCCTGTGTTATTATGTTCGATGTCACCAACGCCACAACCTTCACCAACAGCCAGAGATGGAAACAGGACTTGGACAGCAAGCTCACGCTGCCTAATGGAGAGCCCGTGCCCTGCCTGCTCTTGGCCAACAAA TGTGACCTGTCCCCCTGGGCGGTGAGCCGAGACCAAGTTGACCGGTTCAGTAAAGAGAATGGTTTCACAGGTTGGACAGAAACATCGGTCAAGGAGAACAAAAATATTAACGAGGCCATGAG agtcctCATTGAAAAGATGATGAGCAATTCCAGAGAAGATATGTCTTTGTCCACCCAAGGGGACTACATCAATCTGCAGACCAAGCCCTCCTCCAGCTGGGCGTGCTGCTAG
- the RAB29 gene encoding ras-related protein Rab-7L1 isoform X4, with product MKEQKVDFALKVLQWSDSEVVRLQLWDIAGQERFTSMTRLYYRDASACVIMFDVTNATTFTNSQRWKQDLDSKLTLPNGEPVPCLLLANKCDLSPWAVSRDQVDRFSKENGFTGWTETSVKENKNINEAMRVLIEKMMSNSREDMSLSTQGDYINLQTKPSSSWACC from the exons atgaaggaacagaaag TGGATTTTGCTCTGAAGGTTCTCCAGTGGTCTGACTCAGAGGTGGTGCGGCTCCAGCTGTGGGATATTGCAG gGCAGGAGCGCTTCACCTCCATGACACGACTATACTATCGGGATGCCTCCGCCTGTGTTATTATGTTCGATGTCACCAACGCCACAACCTTCACCAACAGCCAGAGATGGAAACAGGACTTGGACAGCAAGCTCACGCTGCCTAATGGAGAGCCCGTGCCCTGCCTGCTCTTGGCCAACAAA TGTGACCTGTCCCCCTGGGCGGTGAGCCGAGACCAAGTTGACCGGTTCAGTAAAGAGAATGGTTTCACAGGTTGGACAGAAACATCGGTCAAGGAGAACAAAAATATTAACGAGGCCATGAG agtcctCATTGAAAAGATGATGAGCAATTCCAGAGAAGATATGTCTTTGTCCACCCAAGGGGACTACATCAATCTGCAGACCAAGCCCTCCTCCAGCTGGGCGTGCTGCTAG
- the RAB29 gene encoding ras-related protein Rab-7L1 isoform X3, with product MGGRDHLFKVLVVGDAAVGKTSLVQRYSQDSFNKHYKSTVGVDFALKVLQWSDSEVVRLQLWDIAGQERFTSMTRLYYRDASACVIMFDVTNATTFTNSQRWKQDLDSKLTLPNGEPVPCLLLANKCDLSPWAVSRDQVDRFSKENGFTGWTETSVKENKNINEAMRWAPTGCWLL from the exons ATGGGCGGACGCGATCACCTGTTCAAAGTGCTGGTGGTGGGGGACGCCGCGGTGGGCAAGACGTCCCTGGTGCAGCGATACTCCCAGGACAGCTTCAACAAACATTACAAGTCCACGGTGGGAG TGGATTTTGCTCTGAAGGTTCTCCAGTGGTCTGACTCAGAGGTGGTGCGGCTCCAGCTGTGGGATATTGCAG gGCAGGAGCGCTTCACCTCCATGACACGACTATACTATCGGGATGCCTCCGCCTGTGTTATTATGTTCGATGTCACCAACGCCACAACCTTCACCAACAGCCAGAGATGGAAACAGGACTTGGACAGCAAGCTCACGCTGCCTAATGGAGAGCCCGTGCCCTGCCTGCTCTTGGCCAACAAA TGTGACCTGTCCCCCTGGGCGGTGAGCCGAGACCAAGTTGACCGGTTCAGTAAAGAGAATGGTTTCACAGGTTGGACAGAAACATCGGTCAAGGAGAACAAAAATATTAACGAGGCCATGAG GTGGGCTCCCACTGGCTGCTGGCTGCTGTGA